A genome region from Carassius gibelio isolate Cgi1373 ecotype wild population from Czech Republic chromosome A23, carGib1.2-hapl.c, whole genome shotgun sequence includes the following:
- the LOC127944488 gene encoding syntaphilin-like isoform X1, which produces MSSPSNNRSGSGSRKFNLLKALQPKHRLQQMLSSPTASPVFDYCRFIELDYTPMESGIMVSMRQSRGFLTPTSPERHCRRSPAPASNRDPYGNASLSSSSNSGSCKGSDGSPTHRHHIKYTSCNDNHGIRPPPPEQYLTPLQQKEVCIRHLRARLKETIERLQDRDTEVDELRTQLSRMQEDWIEEECHRVEAQLALKEARREIQQLKQVVDVVRSSLGDTDTGVQKCFQDINLQNHKLESLLQSMELAQIGPTKTEETLAGGGVVGSGLEVSVGLVGSSEGSPARSLTHSSTYTKLSDQPGQECDGNENGCDIPCLSGDGTQDSGFVCCGDSGRGASKADLLLEAEFLSQETASLLNAYSRLPHSSTYDALCNSEPRVVPLRCSGIGTGTNVSVSHPCLSHHHLYLHHLREQGIQTDYDHAPASAPAHGPSTSFNADLDIIAERTFRSQACSPTSTWMSDEGDDLESVATESAITATVATTSVITDFSTKSAPAVAIEPWEPAVSVPKGPMTLALIPIESSVKETTASEPLTVLPITTTALTTETTGSQEPNSVQPRPVTDPLPNPGTSPCSVQPLVETELDPLPQTTQPHSVLTEAGVEGDHVINIVADDEDEDDESATNTDSRSSGCGLPAKNYWSRHFLVDLLAVIVPVVPTVAWFCRGPHRVGQPIYHIGSLLRGCCTVALHSLRRGGGLRHYPTGGVGSGGMSI; this is translated from the exons ATGTCTTCGCCTTCAAATAACAGATCTGGCTCTGGATCACGCAA ATTCAACCTGCTGAAGGCCCTACAGCCTAAGCACCGCTTGCAACAAATGCTGTCATCTCCCACTGCGTCCCCTGT TTTTGACTATTGCAGGTTCATAGAGCTAGACTACACACCCATGGAGTCAGGCATTATGGTCTCTATGAGACAGAGCAGAGGATTTCTGACACCAACATCCCCGGAACGCCACTGTCG GCGGAGTCCAGCACCTGCCAGTAACCGTGATCCCTATGGAAATGCCTCTCTCAGCAGCAGTAGCAATTCAGGGTCATGCAAGGGCAGCGATGGAAGCCCGACCCATAG GCATCACATAAAATACACCTCCTGTAATGATAACCATGGTATCCGGCCCCCTCCACCTGAGCAATACCTTACCCCACTGCAACAGAAAGAGGTGTGTATCAGACACCTCAGAGCACGGCTCAAAGAAACCATCGAAAGACTACAGGACAG GGACACTGAGGTTGATGAGTTGCGTACTCAGCTGTCTCGTATGCAAGAAGACTGGATTGAAGAAGAATGCCACCGAGTGGAGGCCCAGCTGGCTCTAAAGGAGGCTCGCAGGGAGATCCAGCAGCTTAAGCAAGTCGTCGATGTTGTCAGATCCAGTCTGGGAGACACCGACACCGGAGTGCAAAAATGCTTCCAAGACATAAATCTCCAGAACCACAAACTGGAGTCTTTATTGCAGAGCATGGAGCTGGCACAGATCGGGCCCACCAAAACAGAAGAAACCCTGGCAGGTGGAGGGGTGGTGGGGTCAGGGCTGGAGGTCAGCGTGGGCCTGGTGGGGTCTTCCGAAGGCTCCCCAGCTCGCTCACTTACCCATAGCTCTACCTACACCAAGCTAAGTGACCAGCCTGGCCAGGAATGTGATGGTAATGAAAATGGATGTGATATTCCATGTTTGTCAGGCGACGGCACCCAGGACAGCGGGTTTGTTTGCTGTGGAGACAGTGGAAGAGGAGCAAGCAAGGCAGATCTGCTTCTGGAGGCTGAGTTTCTATCCCAAGAGACAGCCTCATTGCTCAATGCGTATTCCCGCCTGCCTCACTCTTCCACCTACGATGCACTGTGCAACAGTGAGCCTAGAGTTGTGCCTCTCCGCTGCAGTGGAATCGGGACGGGGACCAATGTTAGTGTAAGTCATCCATGTCTGTCACATCATCACCTATATCTGCATCACCTGCGTGAGCAAGGCATTCAAACGGACTATGATCATGCCCCTGCTTCAGCCCCTGCCCATGGTCCCAGTACATCCTTTAACGCTGATCTAGACATTATTGCTGAGCGCACCTTCCGCTCTCAGGCCTGCAGTCCAACCTCCACCTGGATGTCTGACGAGGGAGATGATCTGGAGTCAGTAGCCACAGAATCAGCCATTACAGCAACAGTTGCCACAACTTCTGTCATCACAGACTTTTCCACTAAGTCTGCACCAGCTGTTGCAATAGAGCCTTGGGAACCAGCTGTATCTGTTCCAAAAGGACCTATGACTTTAGCTTTGATCCCCATAGAGTCTTCTGTCAAGGAGACAACTGCTTCAGAGCCCCTTACAGTCTTACCAATCACCACAACAGCTTTGACCACAGAGACCACTGGATCCCAAGAGCCCAACTCTGTTCAACCTCGGCCTGTAACAGACCCTTTGCCAAACCCTGGCACCTCCCCTTGCTCCGTGCAGCCATTGGTTGAGACAGAATTGGATCCCCTTCCACAGACCACTCAACCTCATAGTGTACTAACAGAGGCTGGGGTTGAAGGGGATCATGTCATAAATATAGTTGCAGACgatgaagatgaggatgacgAGAGTGCTACGAACACAGACTCCAGGTCATCTGGCTGTGGTTTACCAGCAAAGAACTACTGGAGCCGGCACTTCCTAGTGGATCTGCTTGCGGTGATCGTGCCAGTGGTCCCCACAGTGGCGTGGTTCTGTCGGGGTCCACACCGTGTTGGTCAGCCAATATACCATATTGGATCTCTATTGCGGGGTTGTTGCACTGTGGCTCTTCATTCTCTGCGTAGAGGAGGAGGCCTCCGACACTACCCCACGGGAGGAGTTGGTTCAGGGGGGATGAGTATATGA
- the LOC127944488 gene encoding syntaphilin-like isoform X2: MSSPSNNRSGSGSRNFDYCRFIELDYTPMESGIMVSMRQSRGFLTPTSPERHCRRSPAPASNRDPYGNASLSSSSNSGSCKGSDGSPTHRHHIKYTSCNDNHGIRPPPPEQYLTPLQQKEVCIRHLRARLKETIERLQDRDTEVDELRTQLSRMQEDWIEEECHRVEAQLALKEARREIQQLKQVVDVVRSSLGDTDTGVQKCFQDINLQNHKLESLLQSMELAQIGPTKTEETLAGGGVVGSGLEVSVGLVGSSEGSPARSLTHSSTYTKLSDQPGQECDGNENGCDIPCLSGDGTQDSGFVCCGDSGRGASKADLLLEAEFLSQETASLLNAYSRLPHSSTYDALCNSEPRVVPLRCSGIGTGTNVSVSHPCLSHHHLYLHHLREQGIQTDYDHAPASAPAHGPSTSFNADLDIIAERTFRSQACSPTSTWMSDEGDDLESVATESAITATVATTSVITDFSTKSAPAVAIEPWEPAVSVPKGPMTLALIPIESSVKETTASEPLTVLPITTTALTTETTGSQEPNSVQPRPVTDPLPNPGTSPCSVQPLVETELDPLPQTTQPHSVLTEAGVEGDHVINIVADDEDEDDESATNTDSRSSGCGLPAKNYWSRHFLVDLLAVIVPVVPTVAWFCRGPHRVGQPIYHIGSLLRGCCTVALHSLRRGGGLRHYPTGGVGSGGMSI; the protein is encoded by the exons ATGTCTTCGCCTTCAAATAACAGATCTGGCTCTGGATCACGCAA TTTTGACTATTGCAGGTTCATAGAGCTAGACTACACACCCATGGAGTCAGGCATTATGGTCTCTATGAGACAGAGCAGAGGATTTCTGACACCAACATCCCCGGAACGCCACTGTCG GCGGAGTCCAGCACCTGCCAGTAACCGTGATCCCTATGGAAATGCCTCTCTCAGCAGCAGTAGCAATTCAGGGTCATGCAAGGGCAGCGATGGAAGCCCGACCCATAG GCATCACATAAAATACACCTCCTGTAATGATAACCATGGTATCCGGCCCCCTCCACCTGAGCAATACCTTACCCCACTGCAACAGAAAGAGGTGTGTATCAGACACCTCAGAGCACGGCTCAAAGAAACCATCGAAAGACTACAGGACAG GGACACTGAGGTTGATGAGTTGCGTACTCAGCTGTCTCGTATGCAAGAAGACTGGATTGAAGAAGAATGCCACCGAGTGGAGGCCCAGCTGGCTCTAAAGGAGGCTCGCAGGGAGATCCAGCAGCTTAAGCAAGTCGTCGATGTTGTCAGATCCAGTCTGGGAGACACCGACACCGGAGTGCAAAAATGCTTCCAAGACATAAATCTCCAGAACCACAAACTGGAGTCTTTATTGCAGAGCATGGAGCTGGCACAGATCGGGCCCACCAAAACAGAAGAAACCCTGGCAGGTGGAGGGGTGGTGGGGTCAGGGCTGGAGGTCAGCGTGGGCCTGGTGGGGTCTTCCGAAGGCTCCCCAGCTCGCTCACTTACCCATAGCTCTACCTACACCAAGCTAAGTGACCAGCCTGGCCAGGAATGTGATGGTAATGAAAATGGATGTGATATTCCATGTTTGTCAGGCGACGGCACCCAGGACAGCGGGTTTGTTTGCTGTGGAGACAGTGGAAGAGGAGCAAGCAAGGCAGATCTGCTTCTGGAGGCTGAGTTTCTATCCCAAGAGACAGCCTCATTGCTCAATGCGTATTCCCGCCTGCCTCACTCTTCCACCTACGATGCACTGTGCAACAGTGAGCCTAGAGTTGTGCCTCTCCGCTGCAGTGGAATCGGGACGGGGACCAATGTTAGTGTAAGTCATCCATGTCTGTCACATCATCACCTATATCTGCATCACCTGCGTGAGCAAGGCATTCAAACGGACTATGATCATGCCCCTGCTTCAGCCCCTGCCCATGGTCCCAGTACATCCTTTAACGCTGATCTAGACATTATTGCTGAGCGCACCTTCCGCTCTCAGGCCTGCAGTCCAACCTCCACCTGGATGTCTGACGAGGGAGATGATCTGGAGTCAGTAGCCACAGAATCAGCCATTACAGCAACAGTTGCCACAACTTCTGTCATCACAGACTTTTCCACTAAGTCTGCACCAGCTGTTGCAATAGAGCCTTGGGAACCAGCTGTATCTGTTCCAAAAGGACCTATGACTTTAGCTTTGATCCCCATAGAGTCTTCTGTCAAGGAGACAACTGCTTCAGAGCCCCTTACAGTCTTACCAATCACCACAACAGCTTTGACCACAGAGACCACTGGATCCCAAGAGCCCAACTCTGTTCAACCTCGGCCTGTAACAGACCCTTTGCCAAACCCTGGCACCTCCCCTTGCTCCGTGCAGCCATTGGTTGAGACAGAATTGGATCCCCTTCCACAGACCACTCAACCTCATAGTGTACTAACAGAGGCTGGGGTTGAAGGGGATCATGTCATAAATATAGTTGCAGACgatgaagatgaggatgacgAGAGTGCTACGAACACAGACTCCAGGTCATCTGGCTGTGGTTTACCAGCAAAGAACTACTGGAGCCGGCACTTCCTAGTGGATCTGCTTGCGGTGATCGTGCCAGTGGTCCCCACAGTGGCGTGGTTCTGTCGGGGTCCACACCGTGTTGGTCAGCCAATATACCATATTGGATCTCTATTGCGGGGTTGTTGCACTGTGGCTCTTCATTCTCTGCGTAGAGGAGGAGGCCTCCGACACTACCCCACGGGAGGAGTTGGTTCAGGGGGGATGAGTATATGA
- the LOC127944488 gene encoding syntaphilin-like isoform X3 produces the protein MSSPSNNRSGSGSRKRSPAPASNRDPYGNASLSSSSNSGSCKGSDGSPTHRHHIKYTSCNDNHGIRPPPPEQYLTPLQQKEVCIRHLRARLKETIERLQDRDTEVDELRTQLSRMQEDWIEEECHRVEAQLALKEARREIQQLKQVVDVVRSSLGDTDTGVQKCFQDINLQNHKLESLLQSMELAQIGPTKTEETLAGGGVVGSGLEVSVGLVGSSEGSPARSLTHSSTYTKLSDQPGQECDGNENGCDIPCLSGDGTQDSGFVCCGDSGRGASKADLLLEAEFLSQETASLLNAYSRLPHSSTYDALCNSEPRVVPLRCSGIGTGTNVSVSHPCLSHHHLYLHHLREQGIQTDYDHAPASAPAHGPSTSFNADLDIIAERTFRSQACSPTSTWMSDEGDDLESVATESAITATVATTSVITDFSTKSAPAVAIEPWEPAVSVPKGPMTLALIPIESSVKETTASEPLTVLPITTTALTTETTGSQEPNSVQPRPVTDPLPNPGTSPCSVQPLVETELDPLPQTTQPHSVLTEAGVEGDHVINIVADDEDEDDESATNTDSRSSGCGLPAKNYWSRHFLVDLLAVIVPVVPTVAWFCRGPHRVGQPIYHIGSLLRGCCTVALHSLRRGGGLRHYPTGGVGSGGMSI, from the exons ATGTCTTCGCCTTCAAATAACAGATCTGGCTCTGGATCACGCAA GCGGAGTCCAGCACCTGCCAGTAACCGTGATCCCTATGGAAATGCCTCTCTCAGCAGCAGTAGCAATTCAGGGTCATGCAAGGGCAGCGATGGAAGCCCGACCCATAG GCATCACATAAAATACACCTCCTGTAATGATAACCATGGTATCCGGCCCCCTCCACCTGAGCAATACCTTACCCCACTGCAACAGAAAGAGGTGTGTATCAGACACCTCAGAGCACGGCTCAAAGAAACCATCGAAAGACTACAGGACAG GGACACTGAGGTTGATGAGTTGCGTACTCAGCTGTCTCGTATGCAAGAAGACTGGATTGAAGAAGAATGCCACCGAGTGGAGGCCCAGCTGGCTCTAAAGGAGGCTCGCAGGGAGATCCAGCAGCTTAAGCAAGTCGTCGATGTTGTCAGATCCAGTCTGGGAGACACCGACACCGGAGTGCAAAAATGCTTCCAAGACATAAATCTCCAGAACCACAAACTGGAGTCTTTATTGCAGAGCATGGAGCTGGCACAGATCGGGCCCACCAAAACAGAAGAAACCCTGGCAGGTGGAGGGGTGGTGGGGTCAGGGCTGGAGGTCAGCGTGGGCCTGGTGGGGTCTTCCGAAGGCTCCCCAGCTCGCTCACTTACCCATAGCTCTACCTACACCAAGCTAAGTGACCAGCCTGGCCAGGAATGTGATGGTAATGAAAATGGATGTGATATTCCATGTTTGTCAGGCGACGGCACCCAGGACAGCGGGTTTGTTTGCTGTGGAGACAGTGGAAGAGGAGCAAGCAAGGCAGATCTGCTTCTGGAGGCTGAGTTTCTATCCCAAGAGACAGCCTCATTGCTCAATGCGTATTCCCGCCTGCCTCACTCTTCCACCTACGATGCACTGTGCAACAGTGAGCCTAGAGTTGTGCCTCTCCGCTGCAGTGGAATCGGGACGGGGACCAATGTTAGTGTAAGTCATCCATGTCTGTCACATCATCACCTATATCTGCATCACCTGCGTGAGCAAGGCATTCAAACGGACTATGATCATGCCCCTGCTTCAGCCCCTGCCCATGGTCCCAGTACATCCTTTAACGCTGATCTAGACATTATTGCTGAGCGCACCTTCCGCTCTCAGGCCTGCAGTCCAACCTCCACCTGGATGTCTGACGAGGGAGATGATCTGGAGTCAGTAGCCACAGAATCAGCCATTACAGCAACAGTTGCCACAACTTCTGTCATCACAGACTTTTCCACTAAGTCTGCACCAGCTGTTGCAATAGAGCCTTGGGAACCAGCTGTATCTGTTCCAAAAGGACCTATGACTTTAGCTTTGATCCCCATAGAGTCTTCTGTCAAGGAGACAACTGCTTCAGAGCCCCTTACAGTCTTACCAATCACCACAACAGCTTTGACCACAGAGACCACTGGATCCCAAGAGCCCAACTCTGTTCAACCTCGGCCTGTAACAGACCCTTTGCCAAACCCTGGCACCTCCCCTTGCTCCGTGCAGCCATTGGTTGAGACAGAATTGGATCCCCTTCCACAGACCACTCAACCTCATAGTGTACTAACAGAGGCTGGGGTTGAAGGGGATCATGTCATAAATATAGTTGCAGACgatgaagatgaggatgacgAGAGTGCTACGAACACAGACTCCAGGTCATCTGGCTGTGGTTTACCAGCAAAGAACTACTGGAGCCGGCACTTCCTAGTGGATCTGCTTGCGGTGATCGTGCCAGTGGTCCCCACAGTGGCGTGGTTCTGTCGGGGTCCACACCGTGTTGGTCAGCCAATATACCATATTGGATCTCTATTGCGGGGTTGTTGCACTGTGGCTCTTCATTCTCTGCGTAGAGGAGGAGGCCTCCGACACTACCCCACGGGAGGAGTTGGTTCAGGGGGGATGAGTATATGA